In Microtus ochrogaster isolate Prairie Vole_2 chromosome 4, MicOch1.0, whole genome shotgun sequence, one genomic interval encodes:
- the LOC106144511 gene encoding olfactory receptor 50 — MKNNQSSTSEFILLGLPIQPEDQDMYSALFLAIYLTTVLGNLLIILLIRLDSHLHTPMYFFLSHLAFTDISFSSVTAPKMLMNMLTHSQSISYAGCVSQVYFFLLFGCVDNFLLTSMAYDRYVAICHPLHYTTIMSQSLCVLLVIVSWVFSSTNGLVHTLLFARLSLFRDNTVHHFFCDLSALLKLSSSDTTINELVILTLAVIVITVPFICILISYGHIGATILRTPSIKGICKALSTCGSHLCVVSLYYGAIIGLYFFPSSNNTNDKDIIVAVMYTVVTPMLNPFIYSLRNRDMKGALRNVLSRRVCSQ; from the coding sequence ATGAAGAATAACCAGAGTAGCACATCTGAGTTCATCCTCCTGGGACTCCCCATCCAGCCAGAAGATCAAGACATGTACTCTGCCCTGTTCCTGGCCATCTACCTGACCACAGTGCTGGGGAACCTGCTCATCATCCTGCTCATCAGGCTGGACTCTCAcctccacacccccatgtacttcttcctcagccacTTGGCCTTCACAGACATCTCTTTCTCATCAGTCACAGCTCCAAAGATGCTCATGAATATGCTGACACACAGTCAGTCCATCTCATATGCTGGGTGTGTTTCCCAGGTatattttttcttactgtttGGGTGTGTTGACAacttccttctgacctccatggcctATGACAGGTATGTGGCCATCTGTCACCCTCTGCACTACACCACCATCATGAGTCAGAGCCTCTGTGTTCTGCTAGTGATAGTGTCCTGGGTATTTTCCTCCACCAATGGCCTTGTGCACACTCTTCTCTTTGctcgtctctctctctttagagacAACACTGTTCACCATTTTTTCTGTGATCTCTCTGCTTTACTTAAGCTGTCCAGTTCAGATACCACCATCAATGAGCTGGTCATTCTCACGTTAGCAGTGATAGTTATTACTGTGCCATTCATATGCATCCTGATCTCGTATGGTCACATTGGAGCCACCATCCTGAGGACTCCCTCTATCAAGGGAATCTGCAAAGCCTTGTCCACATGTGGTTCTCATCTATGTGTAGTTTCTTTGTACTATGGAGCCATTATTGGGTTAtattttttcccctcctccaataATACTAATGATAAGGATATCATTGTAGCTGTGATGTACACTGTAGTCACACCCATGCTGAATCCCTttatctacagcctgaggaatcGGGACATGAAAGGAGCACTGAGAAATGTCCTCAGCAGGAGAGTCTGTTCACAGTGA